A window of Mucilaginibacter paludis DSM 18603 contains these coding sequences:
- a CDS encoding outer membrane beta-barrel family protein has protein sequence MKLIFCLFVILFSIKGFSQQSPLVINQVSGYITDDKQTSLPNTTLRLYNNVNDVLLASTTSDDKGYFEFKLKALNNCYILITYTGFKTFKISWEKIRYATDGKLGTIRLSADENLLKQVVIKARQAIVQQQTDRTVIVVNDQVKKLAENALDVIRLAPGITLSDNEDALQMSGKEKVEVMINNRVLKLSSRDLLKLLKSMPVNSVSQLEVINNPSARYEVSGNKGMLNIKTRQNTEKGITGNIDLSHSQARHNMGDMASNLNYGSGKFAISTYLAYHYGNYPTQTLTNRYLGSAVLQQSIESVDQWRDPAIRITAEYYLNSQQVLGGIFSHEESHNIASATTSSVLEQTSLSDSSYQTNAYGPNTSRWNTYNLNYRFADAKGTEINIDLDRSLYNKNDENNIVNNTSGINTLSGNRYETLTAITINTFKGDYSHQWKNKLKAEAGFKISGVSTDNYLAISDLTNNHTQAGGSQTNSFLYTEYVNAAYFNLSRNYGKWGLQIGLRAEHSKTQGITTGVTDHPLLKPDSAYLSLLPAVYLTYLPSASHAFRLSFNERIKRPNYSALQPFNYQLDAFTYQTGNPALRVQKNSNVELSYTYDDRITFTAAYTHTTDLFNPIIYTRGNSIYHTTINSGTMDGWNFNLNYPVKITKWWNMLNKLNGFYNHFNGQLYQGILNAGKWSYALSTSQRITLAHQYSLLINARYNSPFQNLIDYQQSNANVSASIGRKILKEQGSFRVGISDIFSMQKTNTLVNFGDLNYTQNKTWESRRLSLSFTWRFGNKKVKETQDRPTGSRDEKMRGGS, from the coding sequence ATGAAATTAATCTTCTGCTTATTTGTTATTCTTTTCAGTATAAAAGGCTTTAGCCAACAAAGCCCTCTCGTCATCAATCAAGTCAGCGGATATATTACCGATGACAAGCAAACGTCACTGCCCAATACCACTTTGCGCTTATATAACAACGTCAACGACGTGCTCCTGGCAAGCACCACCAGCGACGATAAAGGCTATTTTGAATTTAAGCTTAAAGCATTAAACAACTGCTACATCCTGATTACTTATACCGGGTTTAAAACTTTTAAAATTAGCTGGGAAAAAATCAGATACGCAACGGATGGCAAATTGGGAACCATCCGGTTAAGTGCAGATGAAAATTTATTAAAGCAGGTGGTTATCAAAGCCAGGCAAGCCATCGTGCAGCAGCAAACGGACAGAACCGTGATTGTGGTGAATGACCAGGTGAAGAAACTGGCCGAAAATGCATTGGATGTAATCAGGCTGGCCCCAGGCATCACCCTATCTGATAATGAGGATGCCCTGCAGATGAGCGGTAAGGAAAAGGTTGAAGTGATGATTAACAACAGGGTGCTTAAGCTAAGCAGCAGGGACCTGCTTAAACTTTTAAAATCGATGCCGGTCAATTCGGTTAGTCAGTTGGAAGTGATCAACAATCCATCGGCCAGATACGAGGTATCGGGTAATAAAGGAATGCTGAACATCAAAACCAGGCAGAACACAGAAAAAGGGATTACAGGCAATATTGATCTGTCGCACTCGCAGGCGCGGCACAATATGGGTGACATGGCCAGTAATTTAAACTATGGCTCAGGTAAGTTTGCCATCAGTACTTACCTGGCCTACCATTACGGAAACTATCCTACCCAGACCCTTACCAACCGTTACCTGGGCAGTGCCGTATTACAACAGAGCATTGAGAGCGTCGATCAATGGAGAGACCCGGCTATCCGGATCACGGCAGAATATTACCTGAACAGCCAACAGGTATTGGGCGGAATATTCAGCCACGAGGAAAGTCATAATATAGCCAGCGCCACTACATCATCCGTTCTTGAGCAAACATCATTGAGCGACTCGAGCTACCAAACAAACGCATACGGCCCTAACACCAGCCGCTGGAATACTTACAACCTCAATTACCGGTTTGCTGATGCTAAGGGCACAGAAATAAACATTGACCTGGACAGGTCCCTCTATAATAAAAACGATGAAAACAATATAGTCAACAATACATCCGGCATCAATACACTGAGCGGCAATAGGTATGAAACCTTAACCGCCATCACCATCAATACCTTTAAGGGCGATTATAGCCACCAGTGGAAAAACAAACTTAAAGCAGAGGCTGGTTTTAAAATTTCCGGGGTGAGCACTGATAATTATTTAGCTATTAGCGATTTAACAAACAACCATACTCAAGCAGGCGGCAGCCAAACCAATAGTTTTTTATATACGGAGTACGTTAACGCGGCCTACTTCAACCTGTCGAGAAATTACGGCAAGTGGGGGCTGCAAATTGGCCTGCGTGCAGAGCACAGTAAAACGCAAGGCATTACTACCGGCGTTACAGATCATCCACTGTTGAAGCCAGACTCGGCTTACCTCAGCCTTCTACCGGCAGTGTATCTTACTTATTTACCCTCGGCCTCACACGCCTTTCGGCTGTCTTTTAACGAGCGAATTAAAAGGCCCAATTACAGCGCTTTACAACCTTTTAATTATCAGCTGGATGCCTTCACCTACCAAACAGGCAATCCGGCCCTCCGGGTACAAAAAAACAGCAATGTGGAACTCTCTTATACTTATGATGACAGGATTACCTTTACCGCGGCTTACACCCATACCACTGACCTATTTAACCCCATAATATATACGCGCGGAAACAGCATTTACCATACCACCATCAATTCGGGAACAATGGATGGCTGGAATTTTAACTTAAATTACCCGGTTAAAATAACCAAATGGTGGAATATGCTGAACAAATTGAACGGCTTTTACAATCATTTTAACGGGCAATTATACCAGGGAATTTTAAATGCAGGCAAGTGGAGTTACGCGCTGTCTACCAGTCAGCGGATAACCTTAGCCCATCAATATTCATTGCTTATTAACGCTCGCTACAACTCGCCTTTTCAAAATCTGATTGATTACCAGCAGAGCAACGCCAATGTAAGTGCAAGCATTGGCAGGAAAATATTAAAAGAACAAGGCTCGTTCCGGGTAGGTATCAGTGATATCTTCAGCATGCAAAAAACAAACACCCTGGTGAACTTTGGCGATTTAAACTATACGCAGAATAAAACATGGGAAAGCAGGCGTTTGTCTTTAAGTTTTACATGGCGCTTCGGCAATAAAAAGGTAAAAGAAACTCAAGACAGGCCGACCGGCAGCAGAGACGAAAAAATGAGGGGTGGTAGCTGA
- a CDS encoding FMN-dependent NADH-azoreductase: protein MKKILHIISSPKGENSFSIKLGNAIVDKIKEANPGSTVHVKDLTKHPFPHLEEATLSAFYTPAENHTPENKEAVKNSDQAIAEIKDADIIVIGAPLWNFGIPSVLKAWIDHIARANVTFKYSEAGPEGLIKNKVVYIAMASGAIYSSGPMQAFDFVSPYLKGLLGFMGMTDLTVFRAEGLAYPGQAASALQKGIDSIVL from the coding sequence ATGAAAAAGATCCTTCATATCATTTCGAGCCCCAAAGGCGAAAACTCATTCAGTATTAAACTGGGCAACGCCATTGTTGACAAAATTAAGGAAGCAAACCCGGGAAGTACCGTACACGTTAAGGACCTGACCAAACATCCGTTCCCTCATCTGGAAGAAGCAACCCTTTCGGCCTTTTATACCCCGGCAGAAAACCACACGCCCGAAAACAAAGAGGCCGTTAAAAACTCAGATCAGGCCATTGCCGAAATTAAGGATGCAGACATTATTGTGATTGGCGCCCCATTATGGAATTTCGGAATACCGTCGGTATTGAAAGCTTGGATTGACCATATTGCCCGTGCCAATGTTACCTTCAAATACAGCGAAGCTGGCCCCGAGGGTTTAATTAAAAACAAAGTGGTTTATATCGCCATGGCATCGGGTGCTATATATTCGAGCGGGCCTATGCAGGCGTTCGATTTTGTGTCGCCTTACCTAAAAGGCTTATTAGGCTTTATGGGGATGACGGACCTGACCGTTTTTCGTGCAGAGGGTTTGGCCTATCCCGGCCAGGCAGCATCAGCCTTACAAAAAGGCATCGACAGCATTGTATTATAA
- a CDS encoding sterol desaturase family protein, producing MIKFFQQTFLGADGYGFVIFVWTLGALEFAFGLYKKRWNKNERWVDITCYTLPKLVIKPAVAYFALRFLPAVLPDLKNTFSWVPFFWGALIIAITDDLTQYWYHRLHHELPWLWRFHRTHHSASYMGMAMASRQNVIYSLFFSQTYVTATLVYLGLGIPAVIVKGIKSVITTLAHSSIPWDKPFYQYKILHPIAWLLERTISTPATHHAHHAATTDDGVGYYKGNFGNMFFIWDIIFGTAHISRQYPAAYGISHYEADPWYAQLAWPIFKSNVAGSELAADGPMVREDIKKAEADEEGHQHDWIPVNTDASQAQNAPAYS from the coding sequence ATGATCAAATTTTTTCAACAGACATTCCTGGGTGCCGACGGTTACGGGTTTGTGATTTTTGTATGGACGCTTGGCGCGCTGGAGTTTGCCTTCGGCTTATATAAAAAGCGCTGGAACAAGAACGAAAGATGGGTGGATATTACCTGCTATACGCTGCCCAAACTGGTTATTAAGCCTGCGGTAGCTTATTTTGCCTTAAGGTTTTTACCGGCGGTGCTACCCGATCTGAAAAATACGTTTAGCTGGGTGCCGTTTTTCTGGGGAGCGCTCATTATCGCCATTACAGACGATTTGACACAGTATTGGTATCACCGGTTGCACCACGAGTTACCCTGGCTGTGGCGCTTTCATCGTACCCACCATTCTGCCAGCTATATGGGTATGGCCATGGCCAGCAGGCAAAACGTAATTTATTCGTTATTTTTTTCGCAAACCTATGTTACCGCCACTTTGGTTTACCTGGGCCTGGGTATTCCGGCGGTTATTGTTAAGGGTATTAAAAGTGTAATTACCACGCTGGCACATTCCAGCATCCCCTGGGATAAGCCATTTTACCAATACAAAATACTGCACCCCATTGCCTGGCTACTTGAACGTACCATATCAACACCGGCTACACACCATGCGCACCACGCCGCCACAACAGACGATGGCGTAGGATATTACAAGGGTAACTTTGGTAATATGTTTTTTATCTGGGATATTATTTTTGGAACGGCTCATATTTCGAGGCAATACCCGGCGGCTTACGGTATATCGCATTACGAGGCCGACCCCTGGTATGCGCAATTAGCCTGGCCTATCTTTAAATCAAATGTTGCCGGTAGCGAGCTGGCTGCCGATGGGCCTATGGTTAGGGAAGATATCAAAAAAGCAGAAGCAGATGAAGAAGGCCATCAGCACGATTGGATACCCGTAAATACTGATGCCAGCCAAGCGCAAAATGCCCCTGCCTATAGTTAA